The sequence below is a genomic window from Humulus lupulus chromosome 3, drHumLupu1.1, whole genome shotgun sequence.
aaatattaaatattaaactcaagattCTTGAGCTTATGCAAATGGATGAAGGTACTTTCCCTCTGAAGTACTTAGGTGTTCATCTTAGGCCTACTAAATAGAAGGCTGCTGATTGTGGGGTGATTTTGGACAAAGTTCACAAGAATCTTAACTGCTGGGCGAGTAGGAACCTTTCCTTTGCAGGGTGGGCTCAGCTTATTCATTTAGTGCTGCTTGGTATTCGAAACTTCTGGATGAGCATCTTCATTCTGCCTTACAAAGTTACAGCTGCTATTGATAAATGTTGTCGCGATTTCCTTTGGGGTTCTAAAGGGAACAGGAGTAAGTTTCATCTCCCGTCTTGGGAGAAGGTGTGTCTTCCGAAAAATTTGGGTGGAATTGGCTTTCGTGAAGGCAAGAAGTGGAATGTTGCTGTGATGGCTAAGTATATTTGGGCCTCTTCTAGTAAGCAAGATTGTCTTTGGGTTAAATGGATTAATTCCATTTATCTTAAAAATCATACTATATGGAGTATTCCTTTTAAGCAAGATATGAGTTGGTACTTCAAGAAGTTGCTCAAAGTTAGACAGTCTACTGACTTTCATTCATTGCAGCTTGCTGAAAAGGGAGGGAAGTTTAGAGTTAAGAAGTTCTATTTGTCTATGATTTCTGCTCAAAGAGTTATATATGTAGAGACGGTTTGGAACAAACTCATTGTGGCCAAGCATAGATTTATCTATTGGCAGATTTTTAACTCTCAATTGCTGACCAGAGATCACTTGAGCCGCTTCATCCCCATCATTTCCTCCCTTTGCCCAGTTTGTGACCGGGTCTTAGAATCACATAGTCACCTCTTTTTGGACTGTCTCTTTGCCCGAAGGCTTTTTGGGGAAATTAGCAGCTGGCTTGGGGTCTTTAAGTGGCCGACTTCTCAGGTGGAGCTCCAGGAATGGTGCCTTTCTGCTACAAGTGACTTGAAGCACCAGATTCTCAATGCTGTTTTTGCAGCTACTTTGTatttcatttggaaaaacagaaACAATTGCATTTTTGAATTAGCTTGTTATAACACCAGTAGTGTTAGCTCTGAAATTAGGAAAGTTGTTAAATGTAGAATCTTGGGTTTGGGTCTTCTTAGAGCTAGCAAAATGGACAGTTATTTGATCAATATTGTAGAGGGCTGGTAGCTGCTTCTCTTTGAGTTCAGCGGTTGTTTCTTTAGCTGCTGTGCTCTTTGCTTCAGCAGCTTTTCTTTGTACTGTTTTGTATCTGTTGGTATTGAATAATAGAATTCTtcttttgttcaaaaaaaaaaatatacatacccATTAAATTCTAAAAAAACTCAGATttgtagaaaaaaaaacaaaaaaacttgGTCACTAACTCCAACTCCACACACTAAACCTAGTCTGGAACAATCTGCAAAaggaaaacaaaataataatatttcagATTGAATAGGTCAATCAAAACCAACCTAAAAAAATTATcttaatttttctaaatatatttatatgtatctatatatatataaatatatgcttacaaattttgatatttatacaaTATAACGAATAGGTTTAATATATCAAAAAACATTTCAGCCATTAAAAAACACAGATGTTGAAACCATTATTTTACCACTCCGTGTCGATGGCAAAGAGATACAGCCCCACCCTTGCACCCACCATCGACCAATTGCTGTTGTGAACCACTGCATGTCGCCGCTACGAACCACCACACGTCGCTGCTGCGAGCCACCACACGCCGCTGCTGCGAGCCACCACACGCCGCCGCGAGTCTATCCGTGGTCTCCCATGGATGTGAGAGAGGAAGATAGAGGAGACATGGAGTTTGAGAGGAGAGAGTTTGAGAGAAAGATGAAGGGGGCGGCTGGAAGTAGAGAGGCACATATGAGAGAAAAATAAATCGATTTTGggttttttttcctttattttttctaATATAAGATGCTTTAAATAGACAAGAGAGAGTGAGAAAAATGTGGGTGCAGTCATCATCATGTGTATTttttatgtataatatatatatatatatatatttgtgcgagaaagagagagtgagagaaacgTGGGTGGGCAGACGTGAAGTGAGaagtatatatatacttttaattAATAGTTATggccatttattttttttatatataaaatatatatgtcACGTCTCCCTAGGGAGACGTGAGAAGCATGGCATGTCTCCTAGGGAGACGTTAGATCTAAGCCCAAAAAGAGCATGGTCCCCACCCAACCTACTTGCAACGTCTCCCATTATTTTTTATAACAATTGTAGTCATAAacaaaaactttcaatgtctcccaacataAAAGATTAAAAACCCCTTctaacttttaatgtcttacactcATAGTGTAAGACATTATAAAGAGTCATTAAAAGTATAAGTTGTTGTAGTGCACCAccccatgaattcaagctccaacaagtcactaccttattaattcatcgtgactccaactaaagactcagaattgcacttttgaactcatagaacgctttacacttaaagtaaatacgttatccattgttacaaccataatttatcattcaatcctctatagattaTGTACAACTGAGtcgggtgcaaattaccattttacccctcattgtattttatccttaaataccactaagttccttgtaaatgatatttctgtgaactttaatcacagaaatgagtactcaatcatttaactcgttgaaccaagctataaggtgatcatcattttagttcttgctagaagctatagatgttcatatctatgattaacactcccactcaattatactaccaagtctccaatatgtaagtatgggctagtccgtagggtaagctggtaacgaaaaaatcaaaggacttgaataatacaatcagttagaatactaaccactcataattgagattgaattgacctatggtcaactttatgatatgactatattagataacaacgatacatttacttatctatctaaagttaatatcggtccagtccgatgtaacaaatacattcgatcttatcttctttgctaatgttctggataTAACATAAcgctacaatgtgtaagtagatcatatcgtagattggcaagtcattgtaaatcctgtgcactgactaatcttaggacactacaacaattatgcccgTATACTACATTAaaatatcacatattttaaaaagtgttattgtcGCATGCTAATAGAAAAAGACACAGACATTTTACTTAAATGAAATGAAAGAGGCGGTAAATGAAATACacaggcgccaaatgaaagacAAGAGCAATCTCTAAGGTTGAATCCCTAATAACTTTTCACGcctcctctgtttctctctcacactcagtaaCTCTCTCTCGCTCGTTcaatatttctttctttctctctgtttgttgcaggtgtTAATAAGGTGGTGGGGGCCTATGGCTTAGGTCGTGTGATAGggaggctcgactcgtgggtctacgCCGTGGCTCGCTCGTGGGTGCGATGGTGCTTGCGGCAGTGGGTCTACGGCATggctcgactcgtgggtctaccACGGTCTTGTACCAGCTATTTGCTGTCTCTACAATCCATTCCTGTTGTTCGTCGTCTTCCTCCGTCTCATCTACCACAACTTCCCTCCCCATGTTTCCCGTCACCGACCGAAGAAGCTCGTGCCTTGAGCGGCTTAATCTGACGCCTCGTCCAACGACGTAAGCGCTCATTTGAGCTGGGGATTTTTTCCAAGCTtcaatttttatgggatttttactTGTTTAAGAAAATCAGGTTGCCATTCTTGGAGGGTCGGTGGAGTTTCAAATGGGTTGGGTCTAGAAGCCCAGGTTTATTTGCTGCCAAATTCATATCCGAGTGAGTTTTCTATGCTTTAATGTGTTACTCAGCTTTGAGAAATGTGGTTTGTAGTTGTCCAAAATTATGTGGTTAGTGTGAAATTGGATTGATTTGGATAACAACTGATCGTGTTTAATGTTTATTGTAACCCCTGAACTGTTTGCAGGAGATTTCCCTCAAATTTGGCTAATTTGTCGAAAATGGATATGGTGATCAAGGATGGATATGCAAGAGTTATGGCAAACATGAGAGTTTTGAACTCGGTATTCTACTCTTTAATGATGTGAATTTACTTAACAAATGGGATTTCATAGTATGTGTTTACAAATTTGGCTCCTTTTCTCCCAATGCTTCCAACTTAATTTGATTGACCATATGGTTTTAGATTAACTTTTACTTCTTATTCTAAGATGCCAAAAATTTAGTACAAATGGGAAATAAATCTgtttgcatgtttttttttttaatgctgATTTGATTTGTGTgctgttgactgtgaatttagccaacgacgtaagaacgtcaactacgacaagccttcaagagaataataaacgacaacagacagtttttatcaatgaaattaaataacacgagattttatagtggttcagccccgatgatcggtaatagcctaatccacttagagattttattactgtattcacactcaagatcagatgaaccgtatcaactgagtttcttcagtgtaaaatattccagaatacaaaaaggggttctctcagggaaaacactttctctctctagaacacaggttaactcttgattttgccaaaagtccttttacgatcctcccaactctctatttatagacctgggattctcaactgatatcccctttagatcgagatatttcattatttacctaatatttatattacaaaataaatgtttaaaatacaactgatccctaaattcgagtgaggattgagagATTTCCGGAcgcttagaccaattctcactgaagtagtttcgggcagtttgacgtagtctctcatgcatgttgactactcttcaagcttttcgtaggtcaaaggtggtatgtgcatggctctcctcggaccaaaggtcatgtacatttagctctcctcggaccaaggtggtccgagggtacttactttgcttcttactTCGGGCAGATTCGAGGCATCcccttcattgtgtccgatcggacacaatagccttcttctttggcttaaggtggttcaaaccaccctctttggctcctccagtcaaggtccgatcggaccttgcactcttctcctcggaccaaggtggtccgagccatctcttCTTGCTATCTCCTCGGGGCAAGATGGTCCAAAGCACCCCAtaagcatcatgtccgatcggacacaactttcttctcctcggaccaacatggtctgAGCCTTTCttcgttcaaccaaggtccgatcggaccttggactcttctcctcggaccagaaTGGTCTAAGCCTTCTTTTACACACCATCACCTTGGACccaaatggtccaaggtacctctcttatgagtatgtccgatcggacatagttccactctcctcggaccaaaaatggtccgagcctctccttttcaaccaaaGCCCGATCGGACTTCAACAtattctcctcggaccaaggtggtccgaggtacACTCTCCTCCTCCTTCTCACCTTGTTCAAGCCCAAGTATACCTCTTCTTCAACATACCCGATCGGgcattatgtggctttccccttgagtaaaacttgagccttggtcaCTCTTTGAACACACTCGAGCCAAACTTAaaaagaggtcccctaagcttaggtccgatcggacctattgcttttatCCTTTGCACCAAAATCCAAACCTCCCCTTCAACTTTTTGGACTTGGCTCCAATTCAATTATTAgggtctttaaactgaggtctgagccaagcaacccccagtccaaatattctcttcggtcgggtgtatttggcttgactatctgtctaactccttaactgatgtattgggccattactaagctagatcaccccactaactcatgccatgtgtcaattttactgccacgtcattcttttcaaatttttgggataacatatgCTTTGATAACTTCATCAGCACATAGCTGCAGATATCTTTCTTTTTAAAGGGCATTTATTATGTTCATTTGAATCAGATAGAAACCAAGTTTACTCTGTCAACAAAATTGACTGTTGAAGGGCCACTTCGAATGAGAGAGGAATACACAGGAGGGGTTTTTGAGACACCAAAGGTTATTGAAGAAATGGTGCCAGAACAACTTAAAGGTGCACTTGGTCAGGCAGCAAACACAATACATCAACTTCCTGTACCTGTTAGGGATGCTTTCACTGGTGGTCTGAGAGTTCCTTTGAGTAAGAAAAATTTATGCTTTATTGACCATTTTTTAAACCTTAAAAATTTGAGTTAGTACCTACCTATAATCTCTGTTTTAATATGTTGTCAAAAAGTGTTTGGTCTGATATTTCTTGTTCTTTGTCCTGGAAATAACTGTTGTACGGGACAGAACCCTGTCCTTTCAGCCTGTTAACTTTTGCATTACCATTCTTGCTTGTATAAGAAAAAAGTAATCAACCTTTGGCGAGTTAGTATCTTGCACTTGACATTTGCAGTTTCCTAGGGTTTTATTATCTTCTAGATTTCCTTTATATAGCTCTTTTATAACACCCAAACGCACTTGACATTTGCAGTTCCTTAGAGTTTTATCTTCAGTTGCTTTTACATAGTTGTTTATAACACAAAAATGACCTGAGCTATTAGAGCAACTAAGATAACTATTAGTAACTGAAATTTTGAAATTTTCCAAAGCATAATTAAGTGTTGACTACTGAGGATACTTTTTGTACTCACCTTTGATTACACACTTGATCATTATAATATTCCCTAGAAAGATGCAAAAGATCATTAAAATGTGGTATTATTTGTTTAGAAAAAAATATCTGAATACAAAAGGAAAGAATTTTCAATTAGCCCTAGCTCTACTCCATTCTCCCTCTCTATTCATTGTTTTCTCTGCACTGCCTTCTTTCAGTCTCGCCTTTACTCTTTTGCCATCATTCTTTTCCCTCTCTATTATCCTCTTCTCAGATTTAGGCTTACGGAGACATACATACCCACTGAGACTTTTAAAATACCATGGATTTCGATGTTGGCATTCGCAAAGAACTCTGCAATGGCAATCAGCCCAACCACCCTCTCTTCTTCAggtttttttttccctttcttttcATGTTATAAATTTCTTCCACTGAGAGAGCATGCGCTCATTTTCAGGTTACACAAAATCTCTCTTTTGTTTTTGGAACGCCATTGAGAAGCTTCCAACGTTTGAGAGATTACGATCGAAAGAGGATGATAATGGAGACCAAAAGGACGATGACGATGATGATAAAGAAGCGAAGAAGAGGGTGGTTGATGATGTTACGAAGCTTGGAGCACAAGAACGACATTGTTTCATTGAGAAACTTATCAAACACATTGAGAGCGATAATCTCCGAATCTTGAGAAAAATCAGAAATAGAATTGACAAGTAAGGCCTACTTGACtaaccatttcttcttctttcattcTCGCTTTCTTTTTTTCATTATGAACACCAAGTTAATTAATGGCAGTATATTTTCTTAGAGCAACTTAATCAATGGCAGATTAATAGGAgtttatttaggataataaatGAGAGAAACAATTTAGTAATGGATTTTATAATAATCAATACGAATTTAGTTATTAATTCATTCAtgataaatattagttaattagtAAATTGCTACTGCTAACTCGACTAGTATGCTAGAAATTTTACTAAACATTTTTCATCTTTTCCATACTTAAAAAGTATATATCTAAATAATTAATGCATGATTTGAGGGTTCTAAGTTGAAATGGAATATGCAGGGTTGGTGTGAAATTGCCCACTGTAGAGGTGAGGTATAAATATCTAAGAGTTGAAGCAGAATGTGAGGTTGTTCATGGGAAGCCTCGACCAACTCTATGGAATTCTTTTAAAAGACTGATTTCTGTGAGTGATTTCAATTATGGTTAATGACTGAGCATGGTTTATTAAGATCAACCCAACCTAGTTGTCCATATGATCTTGACTAATTATCTTATCTTACAACATTATTATTATAGGGTTTG
It includes:
- the LOC133824593 gene encoding probable plastid-lipid-associated protein 13, chloroplastic; this translates as MVLAAVGLRHGSTRGSTTVLYQLFAVSTIHSCCSSSSSVSSTTTSLPMFPVTDRRSSCLERLNLTPRPTTLPFLEGRWSFKWVGSRSPGLFAAKFISERFPSNLANLSKMDMVIKDGYARVMANMRVLNSIETKFTLSTKLTVEGPLRMREEYTGGVFETPKVIEEMVPEQLKGALGQAANTIHQLPVPVRDAFTGGLRVPLMFGLIFLVLCPGNNCCTGQNPVLSAC